The following are encoded in a window of Kitasatospora fiedleri genomic DNA:
- the tsaD gene encoding tRNA (adenosine(37)-N6)-threonylcarbamoyltransferase complex transferase subunit TsaD: protein MVLGIESSCDETGAGLVRDGVLLGQAVASSMDEHARYGGVVPEIAARAHVHAMAPVVREALERAGLTLADVGAVAVTTGPGLSGALQVGVAAAKGYAFSLGVPLYGVHHLAGHVAAATLDGGPLPNPCVVLIVSGGHTSLLLVRDLARDPIVHLGDTLDDAAGECFDKTARVLGLPYPGGPAVDRAARTGDPAAVRLPRPLTGPHDDPYAFSFSGLKTAAARWAEAHRAAGTEPNVPDAAASLQEAIADTLTRKAVRACTDHGISTLVVVGGVAANSRVRALTEQRCAAAGLTLRVPPLRLCTDNGAMVAAIGDLLARSGAAPAPLDLSVDPSAPLEHAALTPRPRRAA from the coding sequence GTGGTGCTGGGGATCGAGTCGTCCTGCGACGAGACGGGCGCGGGGCTGGTGCGGGACGGGGTGCTGCTCGGGCAGGCGGTGGCCTCCAGCATGGACGAGCACGCCCGCTACGGCGGCGTGGTCCCGGAGATCGCCGCCCGCGCGCACGTCCACGCGATGGCCCCGGTGGTGCGCGAGGCCCTGGAGCGCGCCGGGCTGACCCTCGCCGACGTCGGCGCGGTGGCCGTCACCACCGGCCCCGGCCTGTCCGGCGCGCTCCAGGTCGGCGTCGCCGCGGCGAAGGGCTACGCCTTCTCGCTCGGCGTGCCGCTGTACGGCGTGCACCACCTGGCCGGGCACGTCGCCGCCGCCACCCTGGACGGCGGGCCGCTGCCGAACCCCTGCGTGGTGCTGATCGTCTCCGGCGGCCACACCTCGCTGCTGCTGGTGCGCGACCTGGCCCGCGACCCGATCGTCCACCTCGGCGACACCCTGGACGACGCGGCCGGCGAGTGCTTCGACAAGACCGCCCGCGTCCTCGGCCTGCCCTACCCCGGCGGCCCCGCCGTCGACCGCGCCGCCCGCACCGGCGACCCGGCCGCCGTCCGGCTGCCCCGCCCGCTCACCGGGCCGCACGACGACCCGTACGCCTTCTCCTTCTCCGGCCTGAAGACCGCCGCCGCCCGCTGGGCCGAGGCCCACCGCGCCGCCGGAACGGAACCGAACGTCCCGGACGCCGCCGCCTCCCTCCAGGAGGCGATCGCCGACACCCTCACCCGCAAGGCCGTCCGCGCCTGCACCGACCACGGCATCAGCACCCTCGTCGTGGTCGGCGGCGTCGCCGCCAACTCCCGCGTCCGCGCCCTGACCGAGCAGCGCTGCGCCGCCGCCGGCCTCACCCTGCGCGTCCCGCCGCTGCGCCTGTGCACCGACAACGGCGCGATGGTCGCCGCCATCGGCGACCTGCTGGCCCGCTCCGGCGCCGCACCCGCCCCGCTCGACCTCTCCGTCGACCCGTCCGCCCCGCTGGAGCACGCCGCCCTCACCCCGCGCCCCCGGCGGGCCGCATGA